One Hippoglossus stenolepis isolate QCI-W04-F060 chromosome 6, HSTE1.2, whole genome shotgun sequence genomic window, TCCTGGAGGGTGGGTGAAGGGGAGAGGGgttacacacagatacatgcaGTGATACAATCACACATCAACAACCATTTCTCCCTCACATCACTGCACAAACCTTGGATTTGGCAAATTTCCGCTCTCCCCACAGCACCACTCCAGCAGCTCCCAGTGAGGCACTCTCCCCAAGTGTATGCTCCAGgtctgtctacacacacacacacacacacacacacacacacacacacacacacacacacacacacacacacacacacacacacacacacacacacacacacacacacacacacacacacacacacacacacacacacacacacacttaacgtTGATAACGATTctgaaacaaagatgaaaactgTGATATGCACGTCCACAATCTTGTGCCGTGATACAGGAGGAAAGAGCCATTTCCACTGTTGGTGCAACtgtaacaaaacaaattttTCCATTCCAAAATTCACACAATAAAATAGGTGAACCATTaacttacatttcatttaaagttgGAAATTATTAGTATTCTTTTTAAAGGTGGATTTTTTAGATTTCTTCGAACTGCATGTGTCATGTGACTATTTTGGTCCAATTATTGAGATTGAGTGACCATCCCCTTTGGTCAAAGTTAACCAAGTAGGATTCATGGATTTGGAGAATCGTTACCTGTACTCactttattcaaatgtaaataaagtcaAAGTGTTCATGAGTTGTAACAAGCTCGTACCTCATTGAGAAAgttgagcgtgtgtgtgaatgctaGTCTGGCATAGGGAAGAACTGGTGTGGCGTGGTGGATGTTGTTGTCGTGGCGCCACAGTGATGCCACCCTCAAAGCCTCCAGCAGTCTGTGTctgagtgaaagagacagaaatgtcCATCAGTAATTCCATTATCGACCTGTGTGGATAAAAAGATCGATAACAGTTTTTTATCCCCAGCTTCCACGAGGTCCTGTAGGCTGTTTGTATGACATAACACTTCTTCGTGCTTGTTATCTCTGTGTACCTGACCATGAGAGCTGCGTCCTGTGACCCTGCCAGCCGCTGTGGCAGGTAGATGCTGGGATAGAGAGCAGTGGACTGACTCCAGAGCCACGACAGACGCTCGTTCTGCTGTCTCGTCCCTCTGTGACAGCGTCCTGTGTAGCTCTTATCTGGGCACATGTGTGAAACAAAGAAGACACAGCACTTATAAAAGATTTCAACTTTGTATTTTCaactttaactttctttttttatcagcaGTTAAATAATGGTAACATAAAACCTCTCATCACAGTCGTGTTATTTGAAAAGTGGCATTCTAATACCTTCCTATAGAAAAGGATTTAACAAGGTGATTACATGTACAAACAATGGCGTTCACAGTCCACTGACCATTTGTCCTACCTGTCTTTATCTTGTGCTTATTAAAGCAGGCAGGAAAACCATAAAACCCCCACAATCCCTTGGGATGACCTCTGACCGCCGACCGCAATGTCTCCTCCATGAACATCTGAGCGCTCTCTTCGAAACTTTTTCTCGCCAGTGATGTCACAGCCCTTTCAGACAAATCCGGTCTCGCCTGTCTCACCAGGTGCTTGGACAGCCTCCGATACTCCATCTTGGATCCAAAATTTCTCTCCCACAGTGGGCGCCACTCCTCCCAGTCGATAACGGCCAAACCTGTGAAGTTTGGCTGCAGCAAGCCAGACATCTGCATCGCCGTAAGGGAAAGATGGGCGGCGAGGTCGCCCTGCTGCGGTACTCCTCCGTTCACCTTCCTGCCGTCTCGGGAGAGGTATGGATATTCCCCCAGGCGGTCACGGTAAAAGATGGTCATTTTCTGGAAAGATTAAACATTTACCCAGAGAAGATTATcacacaacatgtaaaaatgCTCACGAGTCAGTGCTTTGTTTGTCCGTTCTGGGCTTCTGTAGAAACGTGGTGGTGCAACACAGCGGACTCCGTTAAAGACGAGTCTGTGAGGAAGAATCTTTCTAAGCTAATGACAACACAACGGTCCCTATTTTCAGGTGATTGTACACTGGTGAAAACTTATTATATTTCAATGGATCCCcataaattctacacactggacctttaaaattGGGTTCAAATAAGACAGATCGGACCATAAAAGGCTGTTTGTAGAGGACTTTCAACCAACAATAGACTTGTGCCTGATTACATttagaatacattttaaagaaacactgtaaaatcacattttccaaaatatacTATTAAGTTCATAACCAGGTACATTTAAAGTACCTTTGATAAATAGATATGTCCAGTTTTACATTGATTACTTTAATGCAATAACAGAAAGGTTCAAATAATTTTACAttaagataaatatatattctaattATACAGGGATAAGGAAAGTATCACATCCACTGGTGACACCTCCCACTGCGTGTCATCACCTGTCCCTGGAATCTCTGCTGTCGGTTCTCTTCAATATCAAAGTCTCCCAGGTTCAGGTGGACGTTGTAACGTTTCTGACAGTGCGACGTGGGCATGTTCCACACCACAACAAAGGGCCGGTCCTTCAGGATGGtgcctgctgcagccacagcaggggcgggggtgagagggagaggatttCCATGGCTGAAGTTCCCAGGCAGTGAtgtgagggggaggggggaaagggaaagaaggaggaggaggtgtcgATGGAGGTGAGACAGCACCATGGCTGCTCAACAGATGATTTGTCCTTCCtggcaggagagagggatgagccAGTCAGATCGAATGATGAGGGACTTTACTTTGAGCAAATACAAACTGTTGACGATGTAAATTAAATACATCTTAACACAATGTGAGTTTATACTTCATGATCAAAAGTCCTTGCAATAAAGTcccaaataaaatgaaagaataaacacacaccaaataaatatttcattaaatttatTTCAATCATTTTACACCATGGAAAAACCACCATGTCTCAGTTTAATAACATAACAAATCTTATAAATGTTAATAAGGCTTAAGATCTCTGGCAGTTCAAAAGGCACATTCAACCTTCGAGTTGAACATAACAACATGTCACAGGATGTCACAGCATGCAGCAGTTCAATGATCGTTTCAAGAtagaaataattaatttgaattcAACAATGAACATATTTGTCAGCGTGCAAGTTAGCTAACCAACTACCCACAGGGAGAAAAccaattattatatttttgagCCCATCTCTTTCAagaaaaactttcaaaatatcTAAATGATTCGACTGAGCAGGTAAAGATGATTAAAATGATATCTACGCCTTCTCCTCAATTGAAAAATACATCATGTGTGAACgtcaaaaacatttcaatttccaAGTCTGATGGGTGAAAATGAGATGTGTTCACTGGAAGTTCCACTCTCATGTGTCCTGATGATGAAAGTTTCCTCCTCATGATCTGTGTTAGCTGCATTATGGGACAGTGAGTGGCTTTTAACAGTAGATATAGTTCCTCTGTAACAAAATCCTCAACGTTCATCCAAGTCTTACACTCTGATTCAAAGAATGTGAAAACAGTCTCAAACTCACGTTATTCATGaattaacaacaacaatgtggGTGTAGGCACTGTCAAGTTTATACATTTGTGTGTTCATCAAATGTCTTTGTGCATCCAGTAGATGGGAACTCCTTTGGCGTCACTGTAGGGAGTCTCGTTCAAGGTCTGAACTACGAGCactgcagacagaggaggaggaggaggaggaggtggtggaggtggggggatGAAGGGAGGCGGTGGGATCGAGGGTGGAGGTGGCGGgatggagggtggaggagggggtggaggaggaagagttggtggaggaggaagagtgggaggaggaggccgaggtGACCCTGCAACATAAGCATCTTCTGAGTCTCTGTTCACTTGTGGTATTTGAGCGTCCATCACTGTCCGTGTTTGTTTCTGCGTGCTCATCCCGTCACTCGGTATCCTGGAGAACCTCAGAAGCGTCTCCATGGGAACGAACGATGTCATGCCACCTGCGTTCTGCACTGGCGTTGAGAGCACGTAACCGAGGTGACCGTAGAAGTGCTGCTTATCGTGGGTGGTCAGGCACAGGCGCTCGAACCCTCTGCCTTTCGAGTAGCGCTCGGTCTCATCCATCAAAGTCCGTCCGTAGCCCTTCCCTCGCTCCGCCTTGGACACGACCACGGACTCGACAAACAGGCTGCTGCCATGACCCACGACCTGGGACAGCCGGACGTGGCCCAGCAGCCGCTCTGACTCCCCACGGCCCTGCAGAAGAACCAGGCAGAGGGGGAACTCTGGACATGACTTCTGGAGGGAGTGAACCCGGGCGGCCTGACTCCTCTGCCACTCAGAGTTCACCAGGTCGGCGCAGGGAACCAGCAGATCTGGACGCTGGTGGATCGGGACCGCATGGATCCTCCCCGGTGGTTCAGAGTCAGcgtttggcttcactttctctTCTTCAACATACTGTGTCTGACAGTCCGATAGGGAGGTGGGCCGCAGGTCAGCGTTCAGCTCCTCTCCGGTCAGGGATTTGGAAATTGCCGATGTTATGGGTTCAGACCTGTGGTGATCAGGGTTTAACTCAAGTCAGTTTTCATTCAACTCCTGCAGCTGAGCGCCAAAAAGTCAGAAACTGTTCTGAACATGCACTTCCTCAATTTAG contains:
- the LOC124851965 gene encoding N-alpha-acetyltransferase 80 isoform X1, which gives rise to MSEPITSAISKSLTGEELNADLRPTSLSDCQTQYVEEEKVKPNADSEPPGRIHAVPIHQRPDLLVPCADLVNSEWQRSQAARVHSLQKSCPEFPLCLVLLQGRGESERLLGHVRLSQVVGHGSSLFVESVVVSKAERGKGYGRTLMDETERYSKGRGFERLCLTTHDKQHFYGHLGYVLSTPVQNAGGMTSFVPMETLLRFSRIPSDGMSTQKQTRTVMDAQIPQVNRDSEDAYVAGSPRPPPPTLPPPPTLPPPPPPPPSIPPPPPSIPPPPFIPPPPPPPPPPPPLSAVLVVQTLNETPYSDAKGVPIYWMHKDI
- the hyal3 gene encoding hyaluronidase-3 isoform X1; translated protein: MVLSHLHRHLLLLLSLSPLPLTSLPGNFSHGNPLPLTPAPAVAAAGTILKDRPFVVVWNMPTSHCQKRYNVHLNLGDFDIEENRQQRFQGQKMTIFYRDRLGEYPYLSRDGRKVNGGVPQQGDLAAHLSLTAMQMSGLLQPNFTGLAVIDWEEWRPLWERNFGSKMEYRRLSKHLVRQARPDLSERAVTSLARKSFEESAQMFMEETLRSAVRGHPKGLWGFYGFPACFNKHKIKTGRTNDKSYTGRCHRGTRQQNERLSWLWSQSTALYPSIYLPQRLAGSQDAALMVRHRLLEALRVASLWRHDNNIHHATPVLPYARLAFTHTLNFLNETDLEHTLGESASLGAAGVVLWGERKFAKSKDQCIFLRDYIHAVLGPFVRSLRSDTHRCSLQLCHGNGRCTRRRPNSGHMVSSGQAVLSDPHDSSSVKAFHRHFMCQCFPGWTGQECGEMMKDDHRPKNGQK
- the hyal3 gene encoding hyaluronidase-3 isoform X2, which translates into the protein MVLSHLHRHLLLLLSLSPLPLTSLPGNFSHGNPLPLTPAPAVAAAGTILKDRPFVVVWNMPTSHCQKRYNVHLNLGDFDIEENRQQRFQGQKMTIFYRDRLGEYPYLSRDGRKVNGGVPQQGDLAAHLSLTAMQMSGLLQPNFTGLAVIDWEEWRPLWERNFGSKMEYRRLSKHLVRQARPDLSERAVTSLARKSFEESAQMFMEETLRSAVRGHPKGLWGFYGFPACFNKHKIKTDKSYTGRCHRGTRQQNERLSWLWSQSTALYPSIYLPQRLAGSQDAALMVRHRLLEALRVASLWRHDNNIHHATPVLPYARLAFTHTLNFLNETDLEHTLGESASLGAAGVVLWGERKFAKSKDQCIFLRDYIHAVLGPFVRSLRSDTHRCSLQLCHGNGRCTRRRPNSGHMVSSGQAVLSDPHDSSSVKAFHRHFMCQCFPGWTGQECGEMMKDDHRPKNGQK